One Vicinamibacterales bacterium DNA window includes the following coding sequences:
- a CDS encoding sigma-70 family RNA polymerase sigma factor, translating to TSEEIAQRMDIPVSKVRKVLKIAQEPISLETPIGEEEDSHLGDFIEDRQVVSPSDAVINLNLKEQTDQVLKTLTPREEKVIKMRFGVGDGSEHTLEEVGQNFAVTRERIRQIEAKALRKLRHPSRSRKLKAFLEGRT from the coding sequence CACCTCGGAAGAGATCGCGCAGCGGATGGACATCCCGGTCAGCAAGGTCCGCAAGGTCCTGAAGATCGCGCAGGAGCCGATCTCGCTCGAGACGCCGATCGGCGAGGAGGAAGATTCGCATCTTGGCGACTTCATCGAAGACCGCCAGGTCGTCTCCCCGTCGGATGCGGTGATCAACCTGAACCTGAAAGAACAGACCGATCAGGTGCTGAAGACCCTGACGCCGCGCGAAGAGAAGGTCATCAAGATGCGCTTCGGTGTCGGCGACGGCTCGGAGCACACGCTCGAGGAGGTCGGCCAGAACTTCGCCGTCACCCGCGAGCGCATCCGCCAGATCGAAGCCAAGGCGCTGCGCAAGCTGCGCCACCCGTCGCGCAGCCGCAAGCTGAAAGCCTTCCTGGAGGGAAGGACCTAG
- a CDS encoding DUF1698 domain-containing protein → MLDLRARVAGTRWYHTIDLGNGVITPGTDDTPVRLARIGLPASLAGQSVLDIGAWDGFFSFEAERRGASRVVAADYYSWHGVGWGTGDGKAGFRLAKEALSSKVEDADVDVMQLSPGALGTFDLVLFLGVLYHVPDPLGALERVAAVTASQLILETVVDMVGISRPALAFYPNDELNRDPTNWFAPNEAAMVGMLKRVGFAHVETITPRRSALYRAARATWHRARGKNAWGLAFRQDRAVFHAWKTPPGVGT, encoded by the coding sequence ATGCTCGATCTTCGGGCTCGCGTCGCAGGGACCCGCTGGTATCACACGATCGATCTCGGCAACGGCGTGATCACGCCGGGCACAGACGACACACCGGTGCGGCTCGCGCGCATCGGGCTGCCGGCGTCGCTTGCCGGACAGAGCGTGCTCGACATCGGCGCGTGGGACGGATTCTTCTCGTTCGAAGCCGAGCGCCGGGGCGCCAGCCGTGTCGTCGCGGCCGACTACTACTCCTGGCACGGCGTCGGGTGGGGCACCGGCGACGGGAAAGCGGGATTCCGGCTGGCGAAGGAAGCCTTGTCGTCGAAGGTCGAAGACGCCGACGTCGATGTCATGCAGCTGTCGCCGGGAGCGCTCGGAACGTTTGACCTCGTGCTGTTCCTCGGGGTGCTCTATCACGTGCCCGACCCGCTCGGCGCCCTCGAGCGCGTCGCGGCGGTCACGGCATCACAGCTCATTCTCGAGACCGTTGTCGACATGGTCGGGATTTCCCGGCCGGCGCTGGCGTTCTATCCAAACGACGAGCTCAATCGCGATCCGACCAACTGGTTCGCCCCCAACGAGGCGGCGATGGTGGGGATGCTGAAGCGCGTCGGGTTCGCGCACGTCGAAACGATCACACCGAGGCGATCGGCGCTCTACCGGGCGGCGCGCGCGACCTGGCACCGCGCGCGCGGCAAGAACGCGTGGGGACTGGCGTTCCGCCAGGACCGTGCCGTGTTCCACGCCTGGAAGACGCCGCCCGGCGTGGGAACCTGA
- a CDS encoding C4-type zinc ribbon domain-containing protein, which produces MHVDLERVIALQRLDSEASAARKKLAEGPDREKAFDERLEAARQRIDEAKARLAENQEARRAIDKEVAVHQGRLSKYRDQAMAVKTNQEYHAIQHEISHAQGEIKKHEDSMLERMVEADDLAATIKTSEAQLAAEQKTIAADRKTMHEEHAAVQAALDGLGAGRAAIVAAIDRRVLAIYDIASAKRQGISVAEAKDGICTICHVRLRPQMFNEVRRNDGIIQCDSCQRILYFVPAAASQAS; this is translated from the coding sequence ATGCACGTGGATTTGGAACGAGTCATCGCGCTGCAACGCCTCGACAGCGAGGCCAGCGCGGCGCGGAAGAAACTGGCGGAAGGCCCCGACCGCGAAAAAGCCTTCGACGAACGCCTCGAGGCCGCACGACAACGCATCGACGAGGCCAAGGCCAGGCTCGCCGAGAACCAGGAAGCCCGCCGCGCGATCGACAAAGAGGTCGCCGTCCACCAGGGACGCCTCTCGAAATACCGCGATCAGGCGATGGCGGTGAAGACCAACCAGGAATACCACGCCATCCAGCACGAAATCTCCCACGCCCAGGGAGAGATCAAGAAACACGAAGACAGCATGCTCGAGCGGATGGTCGAAGCCGACGACCTCGCCGCGACCATCAAGACCTCCGAAGCCCAGCTCGCCGCCGAGCAGAAGACCATCGCCGCCGACCGCAAGACGATGCACGAGGAACACGCGGCGGTGCAGGCGGCACTCGACGGGCTTGGCGCCGGGCGCGCGGCGATCGTCGCCGCCATCGACCGGCGCGTGCTCGCCATCTACGACATCGCCTCCGCCAAGCGGCAGGGCATCTCCGTCGCGGAAGCGAAGGACGGCATCTGCACCATCTGCCACGTCCGCCTGCGGCCGCAGATGTTCAACGAGGTCCGCCGTAACGACGGCATCATTCAGTGCGACAGCTGTCAGCGGATCCTCTACTTCGTGCCCGCGGCGGCCTCCCAGGCGTCGTAA
- a CDS encoding GNAT family N-acetyltransferase, with protein MNGNHSVNDRLSDLGMDEAERGPEDRPPMTIRPAVPEDADAIARTFLESADHHARLDPERYAIPDAPTIAARYRAGQQHLPGVTATTLVAVIDNHVVGFVDVRLDRSPDPMHRDITYCHVVEIAISPSCQSQGVGATLLQAAEDWGRRNGATFASLEYLAANTRAGDFYQRRMGYRVAALTAIKRL; from the coding sequence ATGAACGGGAACCACAGCGTGAACGACCGGCTGTCGGACCTCGGCATGGACGAAGCCGAGCGCGGACCTGAGGACCGCCCGCCGATGACGATCCGGCCGGCCGTTCCGGAAGACGCCGACGCCATCGCCCGGACGTTCCTGGAGAGCGCCGATCATCACGCCCGGCTGGATCCCGAACGCTACGCGATTCCCGACGCCCCGACGATCGCGGCACGCTACCGCGCGGGGCAGCAGCACCTGCCGGGCGTGACAGCCACGACTCTGGTGGCCGTGATCGACAACCACGTCGTCGGGTTCGTCGACGTTCGTCTCGATCGATCGCCGGATCCCATGCACCGCGACATCACCTACTGCCACGTCGTGGAGATCGCGATCAGCCCGTCGTGCCAGAGCCAGGGAGTCGGCGCGACGCTGCTGCAGGCCGCGGAAGACTGGGGACGCCGCAACGGCGCGACCTTCGCTTCGCTGGAATATCTCGCCGCGAACACGCGCGCCGGCGATTTCTATCAGCGGCGCATGGGGTATCGCGTCGCCGCGTTGACCGCGATCAAGCGCTTGTGA
- the pgeF gene encoding peptidoglycan editing factor PgeF, with amino-acid sequence MLRDDAREWAEVAASLGLSARRLLLITQVHGSTVAIARRGSVADWKRPEADAIVTDDPDVGIGVRTADCTPVLIHDPSRHVCGAAHAGWRGTAANVVGATVEALHREFGSDPRHLVAAIGPCLGACCGEVGPDVVAAFRSGGAEDATLDAWFTAGEGDRSFLDLERANRDQLARAGVPAEAIFASGLCTKTHHARLHSYRAARETAGRMLAAIRIAAP; translated from the coding sequence ATGCTTCGAGACGACGCGCGGGAGTGGGCGGAGGTGGCAGCGTCGCTCGGCCTATCGGCCCGGCGGCTGCTGCTGATCACGCAAGTGCACGGCAGCACCGTGGCGATCGCCCGCCGAGGCAGTGTCGCCGATTGGAAGCGGCCCGAGGCCGACGCGATCGTCACCGACGACCCTGACGTCGGCATCGGCGTACGCACCGCGGACTGCACGCCGGTTCTCATCCACGACCCTTCGCGCCACGTCTGCGGAGCGGCGCACGCGGGCTGGCGCGGAACGGCGGCCAACGTCGTCGGCGCCACCGTCGAGGCCCTGCACCGTGAATTCGGTTCGGATCCGCGGCACCTCGTGGCCGCGATCGGCCCGTGTCTGGGGGCCTGCTGCGGCGAAGTCGGGCCGGACGTGGTGGCAGCGTTCCGGAGCGGGGGCGCCGAAGACGCGACGCTCGATGCGTGGTTCACGGCCGGAGAGGGCGATCGATCGTTTCTCGATCTCGAGCGCGCCAACCGCGACCAGCTGGCGCGCGCCGGTGTGCCGGCGGAGGCGATCTTCGCTTCCGGCCTGTGCACGAAGACGCATCACGCGCGCCTGCATTCCTACCGCGCGGCGCGCGAAACGGCCGGCCGGATGCTCGCCGCCATTCGGATCGCCGCGCCGTGA
- the acpS gene encoding holo-ACP synthase: MAIIGLGFDATDIPRVREVFTRYGDRFLSRLFTEAEIAYCMRQRDPVPSLAGRFASKEAAMKALGTGHSRGVLWKDIEVLRFGGPPRLRLSGGALRRFEAMHGRRSLLTITHSDALAMAQVLLFDDEPATGNAS, translated from the coding sequence ATGGCCATTATCGGACTGGGCTTCGACGCGACCGACATTCCGCGCGTGCGGGAAGTGTTCACGCGGTACGGCGACCGCTTCCTCAGCCGCCTCTTCACCGAGGCGGAGATTGCCTATTGTATGCGGCAGCGCGATCCCGTTCCCAGCCTGGCTGGCCGTTTCGCCTCGAAAGAGGCCGCGATGAAGGCGCTCGGCACCGGCCACTCCCGCGGCGTGCTCTGGAAAGACATCGAGGTCCTCCGTTTTGGCGGCCCGCCACGCCTGCGCCTGAGTGGCGGCGCGCTGCGCCGCTTCGAAGCGATGCATGGACGTCGATCGCTGCTCACCATCACGCATTCCGACGCCCTGGCCATGGCGCAGGTGCTGCTGTTTGACGACGAGCCCGCCACCGGCAACGCTTCATGA
- a CDS encoding radical SAM protein, whose protein sequence is MPARARAERHRDVLAQEVGYVRKPHGGRLRVALAFPNTYFVGMSNLGFQTVYRLFNELDDVVCERVCLPGRQELAGQLNSGQPLRTIESDTPVRDFDVLAFSVSFEWDYTNVVSMLRLAGIPVRAGARTAHDPLVVIGGAVTFVNPEPLALFADLIAAGEGEELIPPLIAAIREASDRDDLLQRLTAARGFYVPSFYDVDYGDDGTIAAFRAKPGTGAPAVVKKAAVKSTDRLDPPSTQIFTPDTEFGSRFLIEVVRGCANLCRFCWAGYNYLPVRAFPADRILDLARAARAHSNRAGLVSIALCDHPEIERILLGLIDMGYSISPASLRLDDLTPSIVSLLHQSGERSITIAPETGSDRLRRVINKTVTNAEIVEKADLIFANGMENLKLYYMIGLPTENDDDLTSIRDLTVQLRDAMLRHARPKGRLGRIVASVNPLIPKPGTAYQWLPMEDPALTDRKGKRLRSLVADLDNVYFNIKSERHSYYQALLSLGDRRVAPAIEAAERNGGNWRAAVAETGVDADFFIFRDRSADAVLPWDIIDGGMKSQFFRAEFDKGLREEWTLPPKRSAENRKFLPVLP, encoded by the coding sequence ATGCCGGCCCGCGCTCGAGCGGAGCGCCATCGCGACGTGCTCGCGCAGGAAGTCGGCTACGTCCGCAAGCCGCACGGCGGGCGGCTGCGCGTTGCGCTCGCGTTTCCCAACACCTACTTCGTCGGAATGTCCAACCTGGGCTTCCAGACGGTCTACCGGCTCTTCAACGAGCTGGACGACGTCGTTTGCGAACGCGTGTGCCTGCCGGGGCGCCAGGAACTGGCCGGCCAGCTCAATTCCGGTCAGCCGCTCCGCACGATCGAATCCGACACGCCGGTTCGTGATTTCGACGTCCTCGCCTTCTCGGTCTCCTTCGAGTGGGACTACACCAACGTCGTCTCGATGCTCCGCCTGGCCGGCATCCCGGTCCGCGCCGGGGCGCGCACCGCGCACGATCCGCTGGTCGTGATCGGCGGCGCGGTGACGTTCGTCAATCCCGAACCGCTCGCCCTCTTCGCCGACCTGATCGCCGCCGGTGAGGGTGAAGAGCTCATCCCGCCGCTGATCGCCGCGATCCGCGAAGCCTCCGATCGCGACGATCTCCTGCAGCGGCTCACGGCCGCGCGCGGCTTCTACGTCCCGTCGTTCTACGACGTCGACTACGGCGACGATGGGACGATCGCCGCGTTTCGCGCGAAACCCGGCACTGGTGCGCCGGCCGTGGTGAAGAAGGCGGCCGTGAAGAGCACCGATCGCCTCGACCCGCCGTCGACCCAGATCTTCACGCCCGACACCGAATTCGGCTCGCGTTTCCTGATCGAGGTCGTGCGCGGCTGCGCGAACCTGTGCCGGTTCTGCTGGGCCGGCTACAACTACCTGCCGGTGCGCGCCTTTCCGGCCGACCGCATCCTCGATCTCGCGCGTGCGGCGCGCGCGCACTCCAACCGCGCCGGCCTGGTGTCGATCGCCCTCTGCGACCATCCCGAGATCGAGCGCATCCTTCTGGGACTGATCGACATGGGCTACTCGATCTCCCCGGCGTCGCTCCGCCTCGACGACCTCACCCCGTCGATCGTCAGCCTGCTGCACCAGAGCGGCGAGCGGTCGATCACGATTGCGCCCGAGACCGGCTCGGATCGTCTGCGCCGCGTGATCAACAAGACGGTCACCAACGCGGAGATTGTCGAGAAAGCCGATCTCATCTTCGCCAACGGGATGGAGAACCTGAAGCTCTATTACATGATCGGCCTCCCGACGGAGAACGACGACGACCTCACCAGCATCCGCGATCTCACCGTGCAGCTGCGCGACGCGATGCTGCGCCACGCCCGCCCCAAAGGCCGACTTGGCCGGATCGTCGCCAGCGTGAACCCGCTGATTCCCAAGCCGGGGACGGCCTACCAGTGGCTGCCGATGGAAGATCCGGCACTGACCGATCGCAAGGGAAAGCGCCTGCGCTCGCTGGTCGCCGATCTCGACAACGTCTACTTCAACATCAAGTCAGAGCGGCACTCCTACTACCAGGCGCTGCTCTCGCTGGGCGATCGACGCGTGGCGCCGGCAATCGAAGCGGCGGAACGCAACGGCGGTAACTGGCGTGCTGCCGTCGCCGAGACCGGCGTCGACGCCGACTTCTTTATTTTTCGCGACCGCTCCGCCGATGCCGTCCTGCCGTGGGACATCATCGACGGCGGCATGAAGAGCCAGTTCTTCCGCGCCGAGTTCGACAAGGGCCTGCGCGAAGAGTGGACCCTGCCGCCGAAACGCTCCGCCGAGAACCGCAAGTTCCTGCCAGTCCTGCCGTGA
- the ftsZ gene encoding cell division protein FtsZ, whose protein sequence is MVDKDGLRLKLDEEGRTGARIKVVGVGGGGSNAVNRMVQSGLDGVEFIIANTDLQALKLNSAPNKIQIGGKLTKGLGAGADPNVGRQAALEDTDKLIESLDGADMVFVTTGLGGGTGTGAAPVIASLASELGALTIAVVTKPFKFEGRKRQTQAERGLEELRDCVDTVITIPNERLLATIARTTSLTDAFTTADDVLRQAIQGISDLILVPGLINLDFADVKTIMAGMGIAIMGTGTGEGEDRALHAANNAISSPLLEDASVKGARGVIINVTGGSDLSLVEVSEASAIIQEAAHEDANIIFGAVVDPKMEGRVKITVIATGFDRAAVEKQTTAAAGVTPVDLQQYSAWQQTEKVAAVGGGGGARITVSRRPVLEMPVMVASAAAADPSVDTFSPGAEFEPVSPLDVPAFLRRQNE, encoded by the coding sequence ATGGTCGACAAGGACGGGCTGCGGCTGAAGCTCGACGAGGAGGGACGCACGGGCGCCCGCATCAAAGTGGTCGGCGTGGGGGGCGGCGGCAGCAACGCCGTCAACCGCATGGTGCAGTCTGGGCTCGACGGCGTCGAGTTCATCATCGCCAACACCGACCTGCAGGCGCTCAAACTGAACAGCGCGCCGAACAAGATCCAGATCGGCGGCAAGCTGACCAAAGGACTCGGCGCCGGCGCCGATCCCAACGTCGGGCGCCAGGCGGCGCTCGAAGACACCGACAAGCTGATCGAGTCGCTCGACGGCGCCGACATGGTGTTCGTGACCACCGGCCTCGGCGGCGGCACCGGCACCGGCGCGGCGCCGGTGATCGCCAGCCTCGCCAGCGAGCTCGGCGCGTTGACGATCGCGGTCGTCACCAAGCCGTTCAAGTTCGAAGGCCGCAAGCGCCAGACGCAAGCCGAACGCGGGCTGGAGGAGCTGCGCGACTGCGTCGACACGGTCATCACCATCCCGAACGAGCGCCTGCTCGCGACGATCGCGCGGACGACATCGCTGACCGACGCGTTCACGACGGCCGACGACGTGCTGCGGCAGGCGATTCAGGGGATCTCCGATCTGATCCTGGTGCCGGGGCTGATCAACCTCGACTTCGCCGATGTCAAGACCATCATGGCGGGCATGGGCATCGCGATCATGGGCACCGGCACCGGCGAAGGAGAGGATCGGGCGCTGCACGCCGCCAACAACGCGATCTCGAGCCCGCTGCTCGAAGACGCCTCGGTCAAGGGGGCGCGTGGCGTGATCATCAACGTCACCGGCGGCTCGGACCTCTCGCTCGTCGAGGTCAGCGAGGCGTCGGCGATCATCCAGGAAGCGGCGCATGAAGACGCCAACATCATCTTCGGGGCCGTCGTCGATCCGAAGATGGAGGGCAGGGTGAAGATCACGGTGATCGCGACCGGTTTCGATCGCGCCGCGGTCGAGAAGCAGACGACGGCGGCGGCCGGGGTGACGCCGGTCGACCTCCAGCAGTACAGCGCCTGGCAGCAGACCGAAAAGGTGGCAGCGGTGGGCGGTGGTGGCGGGGCGCGGATCACGGTATCGCGGCGTCCGGTGCTGGAGATGCCCGTGATGGTGGCGTCGGCGGCCGCGGCCGATCCGTCGGTCGATACGTTCAGCCCGGGAGCCGAGTTCGAACCGGTGTCGCCGCTCGACGTGCCGGCGTTCCTGCGTCGCCAGAACGAATAG
- the ftsA gene encoding cell division protein FtsA, with translation MARKERYLVGLDVGTSKIAAIVGEMTDDGGLDIIGLGLADSKGIRRGVVVNLEAAVESIKKAIDEAELTAGVEIDSVHLGLSGAHVKAFNSRGVVAVAGKNREITREDVRRAIDAAKAVALPSGREILHVLPQDFVVDEQDGIGAPVGMTGTRLEVNVHIVTGSASSTQNIVACVNRAGVAVLDSVLEQLAASEAVLTDDEKQLGVAVVDVGGGTTDFAIFERGSIWHTGVVAIGGDHFTNDIAVGLRTPIPDAERIKRRCGCALSAMVDEDETMDVPSVGGRKPRVMARRILSEILQPRAEEIFHLLWDEIRKAGFEKSLNSGIVLTGGGAMLDGMAEIAEQIFDLPIRRGVPAGVGGLADHVNSPAFATAVGLVMYAHRNHVGEVARPVGAGAFGRVAGRLRGLFKEFF, from the coding sequence GTGGCTCGTAAAGAACGCTACCTGGTCGGACTCGACGTCGGTACGTCGAAGATCGCCGCGATCGTCGGCGAGATGACCGACGACGGCGGCCTCGACATCATCGGGCTCGGGCTTGCCGACTCGAAGGGGATCCGGCGCGGCGTCGTGGTCAACCTCGAGGCGGCGGTGGAATCGATCAAGAAGGCCATCGACGAGGCCGAACTGACCGCCGGCGTCGAGATCGATTCCGTCCACCTCGGACTGTCCGGGGCGCACGTCAAGGCGTTCAACAGCCGGGGCGTCGTCGCGGTGGCTGGAAAGAACCGCGAGATCACCCGCGAGGACGTCCGCCGCGCGATCGACGCCGCCAAGGCGGTGGCGCTGCCGAGCGGCCGCGAGATCCTGCACGTGCTGCCGCAGGACTTCGTCGTCGACGAGCAGGACGGCATCGGCGCGCCGGTCGGCATGACCGGGACCCGGCTCGAGGTCAACGTGCACATCGTGACCGGCAGCGCCTCGTCGACGCAGAACATCGTGGCCTGCGTCAACCGCGCCGGCGTCGCGGTGCTGGACAGCGTGCTCGAGCAGCTCGCGGCGAGCGAGGCGGTGCTCACCGACGACGAGAAACAGCTCGGGGTCGCGGTGGTCGACGTCGGTGGCGGGACCACCGATTTCGCGATCTTCGAACGCGGCAGTATCTGGCACACCGGGGTGGTGGCGATCGGAGGCGATCACTTCACGAACGACATCGCGGTCGGACTGCGCACGCCGATCCCCGACGCCGAGCGAATCAAGCGGCGCTGCGGCTGCGCGCTGTCGGCGATGGTCGACGAGGACGAGACGATGGACGTGCCGAGCGTCGGCGGCCGCAAGCCGCGGGTGATGGCGCGGCGGATCCTCTCGGAGATCCTGCAGCCGCGCGCCGAAGAGATCTTCCACCTCTTGTGGGACGAGATCCGCAAGGCCGGCTTCGAGAAGTCGCTGAATTCCGGGATCGTGCTGACCGGCGGCGGGGCGATGCTCGACGGCATGGCGGAGATCGCCGAACAGATCTTCGACCTGCCGATCCGGCGCGGCGTGCCGGCCGGGGTCGGCGGCCTCGCCGATCACGTCAACAGCCCGGCCTTCGCGACCGCGGTCGGCCTGGTGATGTACGCACACAGGAATCACGTCGGTGAAGTCGCGCGTCCGGTCGGAGCCGGCGCATTCGGACGCGTGGCCGGACGGCTGCGCGGCTTGTTCAAGGAATTTTTCTGA